TCGTGTTCCGTAACATAGAAGCCGATGCCTTTTTCCAGAAAACGTTCAATCGATCCCCAGTATTTCCGGATGTACGCTGCATCGAACTCTCTATGCCCCTCAAGCGATTCCTCAGTTGTCCTGTTCAGCCGGAACCCATCCGGTATCCCCGCTCTTCCAGCTTGCATGAAAAGGTGCTCATTGAATGTAAAAGAATACCGCTGCATTTGCCTTAGCTGCGCCCCAAACAGCTCATTGATTCTGCGATCCCACCCCTCAGAGGATGAAAACAACGTAAATCTCTGATTAAGCTTCTCTCTACGCTTGAATTCGCGCATAAGCCGGGAGGCAAAGTCATCATTCGTCTCATCCCCCACCACTGTATAAATGCCTGAAGAAGTACCGATCAGCGCCGAAGACTTATCGATAGTAATGTCCCCGGCAATATAACGGTCTAATACCGAATACGCAAATGTGGGATAACTCTTACCTTGGTTAGCATCCATAATATTGCTTGCGGCGGTGACAGAAGCATGGTTCTCAATCATCTCACATCATTCCTTTCCCCAGAAAACAATACTGCTCTCTATAATTAGATTACAATCTAATTATATATTAATATAATTAGTTATGTTTAACAATTGTTATTGCGGAATTACAAATTGCATC
The window above is part of the Paenibacillus sp. FSL H8-0048 genome. Proteins encoded here:
- a CDS encoding GNAT family N-acetyltransferase encodes the protein MIENHASVTAASNIMDANQGKSYPTFAYSVLDRYIAGDITIDKSSALIGTSSGIYTVVGDETNDDFASRLMREFKRREKLNQRFTLFSSSEGWDRRINELFGAQLRQMQRYSFTFNEHLFMQAGRAGIPDGFRLNRTTEESLEGHREFDAAYIRKYWGSIERFLEKGIGFYVTEHDVFAGECVSIFSSDQYAEIDIVTNPLFRGRGVAGCVAEAFILECLERQITPRWDCDLHNTASIRLAQKLNFTAPQSYSLYVTK